In the Brachyhypopomus gauderio isolate BG-103 chromosome 4, BGAUD_0.2, whole genome shotgun sequence genome, one interval contains:
- the pde1a gene encoding dual specificity calcium/calmodulin-dependent 3',5'-cyclic nucleotide phosphodiesterase 1A isoform X3, which translates to MEVRDWLASTFTRKMGVARRRPEEKPRFRSIVHAVQAGIFVERMYRRTSNMAGLTYPPAVILALKDVDKWSFDVFTLHEASSEHALKFLVYELLTRYDLINRFRIPVSSLVAFVEALEVGYSKHKNPYHNLIHAADVTQTAHYLMLHTGVMHWLTELEILAMVFAAAVHDFEHTGTTNNFHIQTRSEVAILYNDRSVLENHHVSAAYRLMQEDEMNILVNLSKDDWRELRTLVIEMVMSTDMSCHFQQIKTMRGSLQQPEGVDKAKALSLMLHAADISHPAKGWDLHYRWTQALMEEFFRQGDKEAELGLPFSPLCDRQATMIAQSQIGFIDFIVEPTFSVLVDTTEKIITPLIEDALHADTTGGRRSSLSGRGSATVVESVQRHSERDLGDQHAVATDYSLTGIDLKRIRQTLAEVIQSNKERWKELSVQELANKERERRCEQEASSRTADITLTHGSPARASHDSESKSLSELNHTDLLHSSQDSVGRSPRSPGGDPGDGSAEPSPEAQPSSEPPPWNSKTA; encoded by the exons ATGGAGGTACGTGATTGGCTGGCATCCACCTTCACCAGGAAGATGGGCGTGGCACGGCGCCGGCCGGAAGAGAAGCCGCGGTTTCGTAGCATCGTTCACGCCGTACAGGCTGGAATCTTCGTGGAGAG gATGTACAGGAGGACGTCCAACATGGCGGGGCTGACGTACCCTCCTGCTGTCATTCTCGCCCTGAAG GATGTTGATAAATGGTCGTTTGATGTTTTCACGCTTCACGAGGCCAGTAGTGAACATGCCCTGAAGTTCCTGGTGTATGAGCTGCTCACCAGATATGACCTGATCAACCGCTTCAGG ATACCTGTGTCTTCTCTGGTGGCTTTTGTGGAGGCTTTAGAGGTGGGCTACAGCAAACACAAGAACCCCTATCACAACCTGATCCACGCTGCTGACGTCACCCAGACCGCACACTATCTGATGCTCCACACTGGTGTTATG CACTGGCTCACTGAACTGGAGATACTGGCCATGGTGTTTGCCGCTGCTGTTCATGACTTTGAACACACTGGGACGACCAACAACTTCCACATCCAGACTAG GTCAGAGGTGGCCATACTCTACAACGACCGCTCTGTTCTGGAGAATCACCACGTGAGTGCTGCGTACAGACTCATGCAGGAAGACGAGATGAACATCCTGGTGAATCTGTCCAAAGATgactggag GGAACTCCGCACCCTGGTGATCGAGATGGTCATGAGCACAGATATGTCCTGCCATTTCCAGCAGATTAAAACTATGAGAGGCTCTCTGCAACAGCCAGAGGG cgtAGACAAAGCTAAAGCTCTCTCTCTGATGCTGCATGCGGCAGACATCAGCCACCCAGCGAAGGGCTGGGACCTGCATTACCGCTGGACACAGGCTCTTATGGAGGAGTTCTTCAGACAG GGTGATAAAGAGGCAGAGTTGGGGTTGCCCTTCTCTCCACTATGTGACCGTCAGGCCACCATGATTGCACAGTCTCAGATag GCTTCATCGACTTCATCGTGGAGCCCACCTTCTCTGTGCTTGTGGACACCACAGAGAAGATAATCACTCCTCTCATAGAGGATGCTTTACACGCGGACACCACAGGAGGGCGCAGGTCCAG CTTGTCAGGTCGAGGCTCAGCCACTGTGGTCGAGTCCGTTCAGAGACACAGCGAGCGAGATCTGGGTGACCAGCATGCCGTGGCCACGGACTACTCCCTCACCGGCATCGACCTCAAACGGATCCGGCAAACACTTGCCGAGGTCATCCAGAGCAACAAGGAGCGGTGGAAGGAGTTGTCTGTTCaag agTTGGCCAATAAGGAGCGGGAGAGGCGTTGTGAGCAGGAGGCATCATCCCGAACAGCAGACATCACACTGACTCATGGAAGCCCGGCCCGGGCCAGTCACGATTCGGAGTCAAAGTCCCTGAGTGAACTGAACCACACAGACTTGCTCCACTCCTCCCAGGACTCTGTGGGACGCAGCCCCCGCTCGCCCGGGGGTGATCCAGGCGATGGATCAGCTGAGCCCAGCCCTGAGGCCCAGCCCAGCTCAGAGCCTCCACCCTGGAACAGCAAAACGGCCTGA
- the pde1a gene encoding dual specificity calcium/calmodulin-dependent 3',5'-cyclic nucleotide phosphodiesterase 1A isoform X1, with amino-acid sequence MQGMDSLANETDGLENSMKYGRSDQTERMWVRLKGMQKYKNTSQRLRCLVKQLDKGEVNIVDLRKNIEYAASVLEAVYIDETRRLLDTEDELSDIQADSVPMEVRDWLASTFTRKMGVARRRPEEKPRFRSIVHAVQAGIFVERMYRRTSNMAGLTYPPAVILALKDVDKWSFDVFTLHEASSEHALKFLVYELLTRYDLINRFRIPVSSLVAFVEALEVGYSKHKNPYHNLIHAADVTQTAHYLMLHTGVMHWLTELEILAMVFAAAVHDFEHTGTTNNFHIQTRSEVAILYNDRSVLENHHVSAAYRLMQEDEMNILVNLSKDDWRELRTLVIEMVMSTDMSCHFQQIKTMRGSLQQPEGVDKAKALSLMLHAADISHPAKGWDLHYRWTQALMEEFFRQGDKEAELGLPFSPLCDRQATMIAQSQIGFIDFIVEPTFSVLVDTTEKIITPLIEDALHADTTGGRRSSLSGRGSATVVESVQRHSERDLGDQHAVATDYSLTGIDLKRIRQTLAEVIQSNKERWKELSVQELANKERERRCEQEASSRTADITLTHGSPARASHDSESKSLSELNHTDLLHSSQDSVGRSPRSPGGDPGDGSAEPSPEAQPSSEPPPWNSKTA; translated from the exons GTTAAGGTGTCTGGTGAAGCAGCTGGATAAAGGAGAAGTGAACATTGTGGACCTCAGGAAGAACATCGAGTATGCAGCCTCGGTCCTTGAAGCGGTCTACATTGACGAAACACG GCGCCTGCTGGACACAGAGGATGAGCTCAGTGACATCCAGGCGGACTCCGTGCCCATGGAGGTACGTGATTGGCTGGCATCCACCTTCACCAGGAAGATGGGCGTGGCACGGCGCCGGCCGGAAGAGAAGCCGCGGTTTCGTAGCATCGTTCACGCCGTACAGGCTGGAATCTTCGTGGAGAG gATGTACAGGAGGACGTCCAACATGGCGGGGCTGACGTACCCTCCTGCTGTCATTCTCGCCCTGAAG GATGTTGATAAATGGTCGTTTGATGTTTTCACGCTTCACGAGGCCAGTAGTGAACATGCCCTGAAGTTCCTGGTGTATGAGCTGCTCACCAGATATGACCTGATCAACCGCTTCAGG ATACCTGTGTCTTCTCTGGTGGCTTTTGTGGAGGCTTTAGAGGTGGGCTACAGCAAACACAAGAACCCCTATCACAACCTGATCCACGCTGCTGACGTCACCCAGACCGCACACTATCTGATGCTCCACACTGGTGTTATG CACTGGCTCACTGAACTGGAGATACTGGCCATGGTGTTTGCCGCTGCTGTTCATGACTTTGAACACACTGGGACGACCAACAACTTCCACATCCAGACTAG GTCAGAGGTGGCCATACTCTACAACGACCGCTCTGTTCTGGAGAATCACCACGTGAGTGCTGCGTACAGACTCATGCAGGAAGACGAGATGAACATCCTGGTGAATCTGTCCAAAGATgactggag GGAACTCCGCACCCTGGTGATCGAGATGGTCATGAGCACAGATATGTCCTGCCATTTCCAGCAGATTAAAACTATGAGAGGCTCTCTGCAACAGCCAGAGGG cgtAGACAAAGCTAAAGCTCTCTCTCTGATGCTGCATGCGGCAGACATCAGCCACCCAGCGAAGGGCTGGGACCTGCATTACCGCTGGACACAGGCTCTTATGGAGGAGTTCTTCAGACAG GGTGATAAAGAGGCAGAGTTGGGGTTGCCCTTCTCTCCACTATGTGACCGTCAGGCCACCATGATTGCACAGTCTCAGATag GCTTCATCGACTTCATCGTGGAGCCCACCTTCTCTGTGCTTGTGGACACCACAGAGAAGATAATCACTCCTCTCATAGAGGATGCTTTACACGCGGACACCACAGGAGGGCGCAGGTCCAG CTTGTCAGGTCGAGGCTCAGCCACTGTGGTCGAGTCCGTTCAGAGACACAGCGAGCGAGATCTGGGTGACCAGCATGCCGTGGCCACGGACTACTCCCTCACCGGCATCGACCTCAAACGGATCCGGCAAACACTTGCCGAGGTCATCCAGAGCAACAAGGAGCGGTGGAAGGAGTTGTCTGTTCaag agTTGGCCAATAAGGAGCGGGAGAGGCGTTGTGAGCAGGAGGCATCATCCCGAACAGCAGACATCACACTGACTCATGGAAGCCCGGCCCGGGCCAGTCACGATTCGGAGTCAAAGTCCCTGAGTGAACTGAACCACACAGACTTGCTCCACTCCTCCCAGGACTCTGTGGGACGCAGCCCCCGCTCGCCCGGGGGTGATCCAGGCGATGGATCAGCTGAGCCCAGCCCTGAGGCCCAGCCCAGCTCAGAGCCTCCACCCTGGAACAGCAAAACGGCCTGA
- the pde1a gene encoding dual specificity calcium/calmodulin-dependent 3',5'-cyclic nucleotide phosphodiesterase 1A isoform X2, whose protein sequence is MDQYVSIKRQLLHRPIFRLRCLVKQLDKGEVNIVDLRKNIEYAASVLEAVYIDETRRLLDTEDELSDIQADSVPMEVRDWLASTFTRKMGVARRRPEEKPRFRSIVHAVQAGIFVERMYRRTSNMAGLTYPPAVILALKDVDKWSFDVFTLHEASSEHALKFLVYELLTRYDLINRFRIPVSSLVAFVEALEVGYSKHKNPYHNLIHAADVTQTAHYLMLHTGVMHWLTELEILAMVFAAAVHDFEHTGTTNNFHIQTRSEVAILYNDRSVLENHHVSAAYRLMQEDEMNILVNLSKDDWRELRTLVIEMVMSTDMSCHFQQIKTMRGSLQQPEGVDKAKALSLMLHAADISHPAKGWDLHYRWTQALMEEFFRQGDKEAELGLPFSPLCDRQATMIAQSQIGFIDFIVEPTFSVLVDTTEKIITPLIEDALHADTTGGRRSSLSGRGSATVVESVQRHSERDLGDQHAVATDYSLTGIDLKRIRQTLAEVIQSNKERWKELSVQELANKERERRCEQEASSRTADITLTHGSPARASHDSESKSLSELNHTDLLHSSQDSVGRSPRSPGGDPGDGSAEPSPEAQPSSEPPPWNSKTA, encoded by the exons ATGGACCAGTATGTGAGCATAAAGAGACAGCTTCTCCACAGACCCATTTTCAG GTTAAGGTGTCTGGTGAAGCAGCTGGATAAAGGAGAAGTGAACATTGTGGACCTCAGGAAGAACATCGAGTATGCAGCCTCGGTCCTTGAAGCGGTCTACATTGACGAAACACG GCGCCTGCTGGACACAGAGGATGAGCTCAGTGACATCCAGGCGGACTCCGTGCCCATGGAGGTACGTGATTGGCTGGCATCCACCTTCACCAGGAAGATGGGCGTGGCACGGCGCCGGCCGGAAGAGAAGCCGCGGTTTCGTAGCATCGTTCACGCCGTACAGGCTGGAATCTTCGTGGAGAG gATGTACAGGAGGACGTCCAACATGGCGGGGCTGACGTACCCTCCTGCTGTCATTCTCGCCCTGAAG GATGTTGATAAATGGTCGTTTGATGTTTTCACGCTTCACGAGGCCAGTAGTGAACATGCCCTGAAGTTCCTGGTGTATGAGCTGCTCACCAGATATGACCTGATCAACCGCTTCAGG ATACCTGTGTCTTCTCTGGTGGCTTTTGTGGAGGCTTTAGAGGTGGGCTACAGCAAACACAAGAACCCCTATCACAACCTGATCCACGCTGCTGACGTCACCCAGACCGCACACTATCTGATGCTCCACACTGGTGTTATG CACTGGCTCACTGAACTGGAGATACTGGCCATGGTGTTTGCCGCTGCTGTTCATGACTTTGAACACACTGGGACGACCAACAACTTCCACATCCAGACTAG GTCAGAGGTGGCCATACTCTACAACGACCGCTCTGTTCTGGAGAATCACCACGTGAGTGCTGCGTACAGACTCATGCAGGAAGACGAGATGAACATCCTGGTGAATCTGTCCAAAGATgactggag GGAACTCCGCACCCTGGTGATCGAGATGGTCATGAGCACAGATATGTCCTGCCATTTCCAGCAGATTAAAACTATGAGAGGCTCTCTGCAACAGCCAGAGGG cgtAGACAAAGCTAAAGCTCTCTCTCTGATGCTGCATGCGGCAGACATCAGCCACCCAGCGAAGGGCTGGGACCTGCATTACCGCTGGACACAGGCTCTTATGGAGGAGTTCTTCAGACAG GGTGATAAAGAGGCAGAGTTGGGGTTGCCCTTCTCTCCACTATGTGACCGTCAGGCCACCATGATTGCACAGTCTCAGATag GCTTCATCGACTTCATCGTGGAGCCCACCTTCTCTGTGCTTGTGGACACCACAGAGAAGATAATCACTCCTCTCATAGAGGATGCTTTACACGCGGACACCACAGGAGGGCGCAGGTCCAG CTTGTCAGGTCGAGGCTCAGCCACTGTGGTCGAGTCCGTTCAGAGACACAGCGAGCGAGATCTGGGTGACCAGCATGCCGTGGCCACGGACTACTCCCTCACCGGCATCGACCTCAAACGGATCCGGCAAACACTTGCCGAGGTCATCCAGAGCAACAAGGAGCGGTGGAAGGAGTTGTCTGTTCaag agTTGGCCAATAAGGAGCGGGAGAGGCGTTGTGAGCAGGAGGCATCATCCCGAACAGCAGACATCACACTGACTCATGGAAGCCCGGCCCGGGCCAGTCACGATTCGGAGTCAAAGTCCCTGAGTGAACTGAACCACACAGACTTGCTCCACTCCTCCCAGGACTCTGTGGGACGCAGCCCCCGCTCGCCCGGGGGTGATCCAGGCGATGGATCAGCTGAGCCCAGCCCTGAGGCCCAGCCCAGCTCAGAGCCTCCACCCTGGAACAGCAAAACGGCCTGA